A window of Saccharomyces eubayanus strain FM1318 chromosome XII, whole genome shotgun sequence contains these coding sequences:
- the PPR1 gene encoding Ppr1p produces MKQKKPANKKNSITHLPKKGDSPNIGISKSRTACKRCRQKKIKCDQEFPSCKRCAKLKVPCVSLDPATGKDVPRSYVFFLEDRLTAMMRMLKECGVDPMQVRSNIPATSEDEPCDPRKYDSVASLGQVGLLPYDGLLADYLVQKGHSMKPSASDVKSLETPPDIHEEQKKFPINPINEDNNALLPETGSPMTSNARAEELHQSNKEISALAAMKESSFNSFLGDSSGISFARLVFTATNFRQDSGDDILDEDIKQREQKYNEYAEAENNPQFDPLELPPRHIAENMISRFFIDTNSQLPLLHRELFLKKYFEPIYGPWNPDITLASDKTNINTDFEIPITSTFAARTDPKLENNDNKIEIYSSKDVPWYETWKFLQKDNMSSVIELPTKLHIPYFFLNIIFAIGHATQVLKSDITIVATYKRRATKYTTSLFSSSDRLEALAGTMLMVIYSIMRPNIPGVWYTMGSVLRLTVDLGLHSEKINKNYDAFTREIRRRLFWCVYSLDRQICSYFGRPFGIPEESITTRYPSLLDDSFITLTNLDVDDYSDLPNPNPSSKVIALAMYKIRRIQANIVRILYAPGAELPRKFTDLESWRIETYNELEHWFQVDVPKNFDIMNCKFNSIWFDLNYHYSKSILYGLSPKCPTLNETAFQIVLKSTKGTIDVFYNLCVNKKIGYTWVAVHNMFMTGMTYLYVNFYSKNSINDTHEKVAEYTEKVLTVLKNLIGFCESARNCYTSYKILSSVVMKLKFMQFGEDNATFSGANTLTAQTKGTFNHSPYIKKAKTLDFDGDTFDHKGLEKTAIEDRPSLDIPLEEFFTELEKYNISQTDAPDVNENNSTINDGDPLNIPPAVNSQMNSNNQDIMDILFQVTSGSVWDEFFVKSGNANEDDYDFNKGSNAGSNGLI; encoded by the coding sequence atgaaacagaagaaacctgccaacaaaaaaaatagtataaCTCATTTGCCAAAAAAGGGTGATTCTCCTAATATAggaatttccaaatcaagAACTGCATGTAAACGATGTCGGCAGAAAAAGATCAAGTGTGATCAGGAGTTCCCCAGCTGCAAAAGGTGTGCAAAGCTAAAGGTACCTTGTGTTTCCTTAGACCCGGCCACAGGAAAGGATGTGCCCAGAtcttatgttttttttctcgagGATAGATTGACTGCTATGATGCGTATGTTGAAAGAATGTGGTGTAGATCCTATGCAAGTGCGGAGCAACATCCCTGCAACAAGTGAAGATGAGCCTTGTGACCCAAGAAAATATGATTCAGTCGCATCTTTGGGCCAAGTGGGGTTGCTACCATATGACGGTTTATTAGCAGACTATTTAGTTCAAAAAGGGCATTCAATGAAACCTTCAGCTTCAGATGTCAAAAGTTTAGAAACCCCACCAGACATACATGAAGAGCAAAAGAAGTTTCCAATAAACCCCATCAACGAAGATAACAACGCTTTATTACCAGAAACCGGTAGTCCGATGACTTCCAACGCGAGAGCTGAAGAACTGCACCAATCTAATAAAGAGATCAGCGCATTGGCTGCTATGAAAGAAAGTAGTTTTAACTCTTTTTTGGGAGACTCGTCGGGTATATCATTTGCAAGGTTGGTATTCACAGCCACTAATTTCCGACAAGATTCGGGAGATGACATACTTGATGAAGACATTAAGCAAAGGGAGCAGAAGTATAACGAATACGCGGAGGCGGAAAACAATCCCCAGTTCGATCCATTAGAACTTCCCCCTCGTCATATTGCTGAAAATATGATATCCAGATTTTTTATAGACACTAATTCACAACTGCCTTTGTTACATAGAgaactgtttttgaaaaagtactTTGAACCAATTTACGGGCCCTGGAATCCCGATATTACATTGGCTTCTGACAAAACGAATATTAATacagattttgaaattccaaTCACGAGTACCTTCGCTGCACGTACCGATCCAAAGCTCGAAAACAATGAcaacaaaattgaaatatatTCTTCTAAGGATGTCCCGTGGTATGAAACCTGGAAgtttttacaaaaagatAACATGAGTTCAGTTATTGAACTGCCAACAAAACTCCATATaccttatttttttttaaacatCATTTTTGCTATTGGTCACGCTACGCAAGTACTTAAGTCAGATATCACTATTGTGGCTACATATAAAAGGCGTGCTACCAAATATACCACATCTTTATTCTCATCTTCAGACAGACTGGAAGCATTGGCAGGCACTATGTTGATGGTAATTTACTCGATAATGAGACCAAATATTCCAGGTGTTTGGTATACTATGGGTTCTGTACTGAGATTGACTGTTGATTTAGGATTACACTcagaaaaaatcaacaaaaactaTGATGCATTTACGAGAGAGATTCGCAGGCGACTTTTTTGGTGTGTTTATTCCTTGGATCGACAAATTTGTTCTTACTTCGGTAGACCCTTTGGTATTCCTGAAGAAAGCATTACTACTAGATACCCTAGCCTTCTGGATGATTCGTTTATCACGCTAACGAATTTAGACGTTGATGATTATTCAGATTTGCCTAACCCGAATCCGTCCTCTAAGGTTATTGCCTTGGCCATGTATAAAATCAGAAGGATTCAAGCCAATATCGTGAGGATACTTTACGCACCCGGTGCAGAATTGCCAAGGAAATTTACCGACCTCGAGAGTTGGCGAATTGAGACCTATAATGAACTGGAACATTGGTTTCAAGTGGACGTTCCTAAAAATTTCGATATAATGAATTGTAAATTCAATAGCATTTGGTTTGATTTGAACTATCATTACTCGAAGAGTATTCTCTACGGGCTTTCTCCGAAGTGTCCTACTTTAAATGAAACGGCCTTCCAAATTGTTCTCAAGAGTACAAAGGGCACAATAGATGTCTTTTACAATCTCTGtgtcaataaaaaaattggttatACTTGGGTGGCCGTTCATAATATGTTTATGACAGGTATGACTTACCTTTATGTAAACTTCTATTCAAAAAACAGCATAAATGACACCCATGAAAAAGTGGCCGAGTACACTGAGAAAGTGTTGACAgttttaaagaatttaaTAGGTTTCTGCGAATCTGCAAGAAATTGTTATACTAGCtacaaaattttatcatcaGTTGTGATGAAGCTAAAATTCATGCAATTTGGTGAAGATAATGCAACCTTCTCGGGCGCAAATACTCTAACTGCTCAAACAAAGGGCACTTTCAATCATAGTccttatataaaaaaagcGAAAActcttgattttgatgGCGACACTTTCGATCATAAGGGATTGGAAAAGACTGCTATTGAAGACAGACCGTCATTAGATATACCTTTAGAAGAGTTTTTCACTGAATTAGAAAAGTACAATATTTCTCAAACTGATGCGCCAGAtgtaaatgaaaataattcAACTATAAATGACGGCGATCCTTTAAATATACCTCCTGCCGTGAATAGCCAAATGAATAGCAATAACCAAGATATTATGGACATCCTTTTCCAGGTCACTTCAGGATCTGTATGGGACGAATTTTTTGTCAAATCCGGTAATGCAAATGAAGACGATTATGATTTTAACAAGGGAAGTAATGCTGGATCCAACGGTTTGATTTGA
- the BRE2 gene encoding Bre2p, with amino-acid sequence MKLGIIPYQESTDIVYKNASQDQQEQKRPNLPQLDVTHQVESSVQKTNIKFVRTEDIPLNRRHFVYRPCSANPYFTTLGYGCTEYPFDHSGISVMDRSEGLSIAQDRNDLVSVQDQYGWRSARSDVCIKEGTTYWEVEVIHGGNDKPTPGDDGSVSEVQNGSYEKRRKQVNDTPHLRLGVCRREASLEAPVGFDAYGYGVRDISLESIHEGKLNCVLKNGLPLKEGDKIGFLLKLPSIQTQIEQAREFTKRRILALDSHMDSMNEPWKEDTENGPSRKKLKLETTNKEFQRALLEDIKYDDVIRDQIAIRYKNQLFFEATDYVKTTKPEYYSSDKRERQDYYQLEESFLAIFQNGKYIGKAFENLKPFLPPFSELQYNEKFYLGYWQHGEAHEDTNEKGIPSAKKRKQQKKKGLILRNKYVHNNKLGYYPTISCFNGGTARIITEADKLEYLGQIQSNYCAGKNLQVNTLDTLYKEQIAEDIVWDIIDELEQAASI; translated from the coding sequence atgaaattaGGTATCATTCCCTATCAGGAGAGTACCGATATTGTATACAAAAATGCTTCCCAAGATCagcaagaacaaaagagacCCAATTTACCACAGTTAGACGTAACGCACCAAGTCGAATCATCAGtccaaaaaacaaatattaAATTTGTACGCACAGAGGATATCCCACTGAATCGAAGGCACTTTGTGTATAGGCCGTGTTCTGCAAATCCGTATTTCACCACTTTAGGTTATGGTTGTACAGAATACCCGTTTGACCATTCTGGAATAAGCGTGATGGATAGATCAGAAGGGTTATCAATAGCTCAAGATAGAAATGACTTGGTTAGTGTTCAGGACCAATACGGCTGGCGTTCAGCAAGAAGCGACGTCTGTATCAAAGAAGGGACGACATATTGGGAAGTGGAAGTGATTCATGGAGGCAATGACAAGCCCACACCAGGAGATGATGGTTCAGTAAGTGAAGTGCAAAATGGTTCATATGAAAAGAGACGCAAGCAAGTGAATGACACCCCCCATCTACGATTGGGGGTTTGCAGAAGAGAGGCCAGTTTAGAGGCTCCCGTTGGATTCGATGCGTACGGGTATGGTGTTAGGGATATTTCGTTGGAGTCCATTCATGAGGGGAAACTGAACTGcgttttgaaaaacggGTTGCCATTGAAGGAAGGTGATAAAATCGGATTTCTATTGAAGCTCCCCAGCATTCAAACGCAAATTGAACAAGCTAGAGAATttaccaaaagaagaattctTGCCTTAGATTCACATATGGACTCAATGAATGAACCGTGGAAAGAAGATACTGAAAACGGGCCTTCgaggaaaaaattgaaactgGAGACAACAAACAAGGAATTCCAAAGGGCGTTACTAGAAGACATTAAATATGATGATGTTATTCGCGACCAAATCGCCATCAGGTACAAAAATCAGTTATTCTTCGAGGCCACTGATTACGTAAAAACTACGAAACCGGAATACTATTCTTCtgataaaagagaaagacaGGACTACTACCAGCTGGAGGAGTCCTTCTTGGCAATATTTCAAAACGGTAAGTACATCGGCAAGGCATTTGAAAACCTGAAACCGTTTTTACCACCATTCAGTGAACTACaatacaatgaaaaattttatcttGGATACTGGCAACATGGTGAAGCTCATGAAGACACCAATGAAAAAGGTATACCCAGcgcaaagaaaagaaaacagcaaaagaagaaaggttTAATTCTCAGAAACAAGTACGTACATAACAACAAACTAGGATATTATCCGACAATCAGTTGCTTCAATGGCGGAACAGCCAGGATAATCACCGAAGCAGATAAATTAGAGTATTTGGGTCAAATCCAATCGAACTATTGTGCTGGAAAGAATTTACAAGTTAACACATTGGATACACTAtacaaagaacaaatagCCGAAGACATAGTTTGGGACATAATCGACGAATTAGAGCAGGCTGCTTCAATTTGA
- the PML1 gene encoding Pml1p, giving the protein MFHRRKRPLDRRYHDQDSKKFKPKYVDILPDFRPSGLLELESNNKEGIALKHVEPQDAISPDKYMDKLDLDPRDRTVYELLVYRKNDKDKAVWKRYELNDRSCFLVGRELGRSLDADSDDRKETVVADIGIPEETSSKQHCVIQFRSVHDILKCYVMDLDSSNGTCLNNVVVPRARYIELRSGDVLTLSEFEEDTDYELVFMNV; this is encoded by the coding sequence ATGTTCCACAGACGCAAGAGGCCCTTGGATAGGAGGTACCATGATCAAGATAGCAAAAAATTTAAGCCTAAATACGTTGATATATTGCCTGATTTCAGACCTTCAGGGCTGCTAGAATTGGAGTCGAACAATAAAGAGGGCATAGCCTTAAAGCACGTGGAACCACAGGATGCTATCTCTCCCGATAAATATATGGATAAGCTGGACTTAGATCCGCGAGATAGGACAGTTTACGAACTTTTAGTGTATAGGAAGAATGACAAGGATAAAGCCGTATGGAAAAGATATGAATTGAACGACAGGAGTTGTTTTTTGGTTGGTCGTGAGTTGGGTCGCAGTTTGGATGCAGATTCGGACGATAGAAAGGAGACGGTGGTCGCAGATATAGGTATACCAGAAGAAACATCTTCGAAGCAACATTGCGTTATCCAGTTTAGGAGCGTCcatgatattttgaaatgcTATGTCATGGATTTGGACTCCTCCAACGGTACCTGTTTGAACAACGTTGTAGTGCCTAGGGCCAGGTATATAGAATTACGAAGTGGTGATGTCCTGACACTTtcagaatttgaagaagatacaGACTATGAACTTGTCTTTATGAATGTATAA
- the MEU1 gene encoding S-methyl-5-thioadenosine phosphorylase, with protein MNRIKNTIAVAKRLKLSSIMTNSELPSIFNGTVDLGIIGGTGLYNLDCLEPIALLPPMVTPWGITSSPVTISQFVGTNSHFHVAFIARHGVNHEYPPTRVPFRANMAALKNLNCKAVLSFSAVGSLQAHIKPRDFVLPQQIIDRTKGIRHSSYLNDEGLVGHVGFGQPFSEKFAEYIYQFKDAITNPESEEPCHLHYDKDMTVVCMEGPQFSTRAESKMYRMFGGHVINMSVIPEAKLARECELPYQMVCMSTDYDAWRDEAEPVTVETVIGNLTNNGRNANLLASKIIVSMAKEIPEFMHSGDGLRGSIKKSISTKPEAMSKDTLEKLRYLFPDYW; from the coding sequence ATGAACCGGATTAAGAACACAATCGCTGTCGCTAAGAGGTTGAAACTAAGCAGTATTATGACCAACTCAGAATTACCAAGCATTTTCAATGGCACCGTTGATCTGGGGATTATCGGTGGCACAGGTCTATATAACCTGGACTGTCTAGAGCCCATCGCATTGCTGCCACCCATGGTGACACCCTGGGGTATTACATCGTCTCCAGTCACGATTTCACAGTTTGTTGGTACCAACAGCCATTTCCACGTTGCCTTTATCGCCAGACATGGTGTCAACCACGAATATCCACCCACTAGAGTTCCATTCAGGGCCAACATGGCTGCGTTGAAGAACCTAAACTGTAAAGCCGTGCTTTCATTCAGTGCCGTGGGGTCGTTGCAGGCCCACATCAAGCCCAGGGATTTTGTTTTGCCGCAACAAATAATTGACAGAACCAAGGGCATAAGACACTCATCGTACCTCAACGACGAAGGCTTGGTGGGCCATGTTGGATTCGGACAACCATTTTCTGAGAAATTTGCAGAGTACATCTACCAGTTCAAGGATGCGATAACAAACCCCGAATCCGAGGAGCCATGCCACTTGCACTACGACAAAGACATGACCGTAGTCTGCATGGAAGGCCCACAATTTTCCACGCGTGCTGAGTCCAAGATGTACAGGATGTTTGGTGGTCATGTTATTAACATGAGTGTTATCCCTGAAGCAAAACTAGCCCGTGAGTGTGAACTGCCTTACCAGATGGTTTGCATGTCTACCGATTATGACGCATGGAGAGATGAGGCAGAGCCTGTCACCGTGGAAACCGTTATTGGTAACTTGACTAACAACGGGCGTAATGCGAACCTCTTGGCCTCCAAGATCATTGTGTCCATGGCCAAGGAAATACCAGAGTTCATGCACAGCGGCGATGGGCTACGCGGTTCCATCAAGAAATCTATCTCCACCAAACCGGAAGCCATGTCCAAGGACACGCTAGAGAAATTGAGATACTTATTTCCTGATTATTGGTAG
- the POM34 gene encoding Pom34p, translating to MRRQAGQLALDNNGVSELLQGTDRTKPSSQTQSTTPVFKLGNFESPVLKELSRRTVNKELETQRIIANAIAFALWNLLVKFIRFFRDNTHVGAQFCNRLSRLHLYLLTFHAVKQANTVYYSTFSWLTAELVDYVCQLVISLNILFSLWKLLSTVKIADLSLTKRQRKLLGVDTPSSDDGETPQRAQQQPHYVPTAKAQKLAQDKTHIPQTSTNHPAYLFKGLETPLKARQRETADQAKLQPHSLLTSNVFGSLQRGQATSGTLLRTVNNSDSPHTPVIRKGYIPSSKYAYMMNSQTPRKKI from the coding sequence ATGAGAAGACAAGCGGGCCAATTGGCCCTGGACAACAACGGTGTGTCGGAGTTGCTACAAGGCACAGACCGCACGAAACCCTCATCGCAAACGCAAAGTACCACACCAGTGTTCAAGTTGGGCAACTTCGAAAGTCCTGTGCTCAAAGAGCTGTCCCGGCGAACGGTCAATAAGGAGCTGGAGACGCAGAGGATCATTGCAAACGCGATTGCATTTGCGCTTTGGAACCTGCTGGTGAAGTTCATCAGATTCTTCCGAGACAACACTCATGTTGGTGCGCAATTTTGCAACAGGTTGTCCCGGCTCCATCTATACCTGCTCACGTTCCATGCGGTGAAGCAGGCCAACACCGTGTACTACTCGACGTTCAGTTGGTTGACGGCGGAACTTGTCGACTACGTGTGCCAGCTAGTGATCTCGCTGAACATTCTATTCTCCTTGTGGAAGCTTTTGTCCACCGTCAAAATCGCCGATTTGAGCCTGACCaaaaggcaaagaaagCTCCTGGGTGTGGATACGCCGTCCTCTGATGACGGCGAGACGCCACAACGAGCACAGCAGCAGCCTCATTACGTGCCCACCGCCAAGGCTCAAAAATTGGCACAAGACAAAACGCATATTCCTCAAACTAGCACTAACCATCCAGCATATCTCTTCAAGGGCCTAGAGACGCCTCTAAAGGCGAGACAAAGGGAAACAGCGGACCAGGCAAAACTGCAACCCCACTCCTTACTAACAAGCAACGTTTTTGGCAGTCTACAAAGAGGCCAAGCTACCAGCGGCACTCTATTGAGAACGGTTAACAACAGTGACTCGCCGCACACCCCTGTAATAAGAAAGGGCTACATTCCAAGTAGTAAATACGCATACATGATGAATTCACAAactccaagaaaaaaaatataa
- the PSR2 gene encoding putative phosphatase → MGFIANILCCSSETSRIRRQHQQPETRLNHSHTHRQKQSRKQKVTPDVDKMQYSTPEILIPSSDSGSNVDAKTNHDNGTRRLGLLSRNETHETHDSYDEEKEYEDCNEGDVEMTDVNNAGQDEAKEKEDHVVHEYNVDADRNSSLVDEAPQQNQYQVDQETIDPQYLASSTDINLNLTPTLEEDFPDLMQLQPEQYHAPGYDTLLPPKLQPFQQKKCLILDLDETLVHSSFKYLHTADFVLPVEIDDQVHNVYVIKRPGVDEFLHRVSQLYEVVVFTASVSRYANPLLDTLDPNRTIHHRLFREACYNYEGNYIKNLSQIGRPLSETIILDNSPASYIFHPQHAVPISSWFSDTHDNELLDIIPLLEDLSAENVLDVGSVLDVTI, encoded by the coding sequence ATGGGATTTATAGCAAATATACTGTGCTGCTCTTCAGAAACCTCCAGGATTCGCCGTCAACACCAACAACCAGAAACCCGCCTTAATCACAGCCACACTCACCGCCAGAAACAAAGCCGAAAGCAAAAAGTTACTCCAGACGTTGATAAGATGCAATATTCCACACCGGAGATCCTGATACCCAGTTCCGATTCAGGAAGTAACGTAGATGCCAAGACTAACCACGATAACGGAACCAGAAGACTGGGGCTCTTATCGAGAAACGAGACCCACGAGACCCATGACTCGTACGAcgaggaaaaagaatacgAAGATTGTAACGAGGGAGACGTGGAGATGACCGATGTCAACAATGCCGGTCAAGACGAGGcaaaagagaaggaagatCATGTTGTTCACGAATATAACGTCGACGCGGACAGAAACTCGAGCCTTGTCGACGAAGCTCCACAACAGAACCAGTATCAGGTTGACCAAGAAACTATAGACCCGCAGTATCTGGCCAGCAGCACCGATATCAATTTGAACTTGACGCCAACCCTAGAGGAGGACTTTCCAGATTTGATGCAATTGCAACCAGAGCAGTACCATGCCCCTGGCTACGACACTCTATTGCCACCCAAGCTGCAGCCATTTCAACAGAAGAAGTGCCTGATCTTGGACCTTGACGAAACTTTGGTACACTCTTCCTTCAAATATCTGCACACCGCCGATTTCGTTTTGCCCGTGGAGATCGATGACCAGGTCCATAACGTCTATGTTATCAAGAGACCGGGCGTGGACGAGTTCTTGCACAGAGTGAGTCAACTTTACGAGGTTGTCGTCTTCACTGCCAGTGTCTCGAGGTACGCAAATCCCCTTTTAGATACACTGGATCCCAACAGAACCATCCACCACCGGCTTTTTAGAGAGGCATGCTACAACTACGAAGGTAACTACATCAAGAACCTATCACAGATCGGCAGACCGTTGTCGGAAACAATTATCCTAGACAACTCACCGGCTTCCTATATCTTCCACCCACAACATGCTGTTCCAAtctcttcttggttttcAGACACTCACGATAACGAGTTGCTGGACATCATCCCCCTTTTAGAAGACCTTTCAGCAGAAAATGTGTTGGACGTGGGCAGTGTGTTAGATGTAACGATATAA
- the YEH2 gene encoding sterol esterase produces the protein MKNKVLDEVQRLSSGIILFSFMTGLFMLSLWHNYVTVHFQHKHDPRDTRSSRTNIESSDKKKTRPARHSRPLSISSATPIDLERDQENNIEYDRTVTSKLSMDSDACVSGEGNGDDNIKMETNVSQAPYAAENPFQNIALAEDTRLVADLKYYYKQYGIDIEEFEVETDDGFIIDLWHFKPKLGDVVDEAKREPILLLHGLLQSCGAFASSGRKSLAYFLYESGFDIWLGNNRCGLHAKWNMKKLGNDHSKKWDWDMDEMVQYDLKALVCHVLDSTGFAKLSLVAHSQGTTQGFMGLVNGEKLYASDFKLVDKLENFVALAPAVYPGPLLDEKSFVRLMANGIDSPWFFGRRSFVPLMMAMRDLMVGTKIFSFLSYVMFNYLFDWNDALWDRVLRDRNFLFSPVHISVKLMQWWLSPDQNKLSFKKGSEKIFPDKKTWFPVAKNDDDSGNSLSSDNLHLNPKRQNSDDFPHIIMFIPKQDRLVDGERLINHFINHEANSVYKIWYIDEYSHLDVLWAHDVIDRIGKPMIENMRFRNAE, from the coding sequence ATGAAGAACAAGGTGCTTGATGAGGTCCAGCGGTTGTCAAGCGGAATAATCCTTTTTTCGTTTATGACGGGGTTATTTATGTTGTCATTGTGGCATAATTATGTGACTGTTCATTTCCAACACAAGCATGACCCAAGAGATACCAGAAGTTCGAGGACGAACATTGAATCAAGCgataagaagaagacacgTCCAGCTCGTCACTCTCGACCCCTCTCGATATCATCTGCTACCCCCATAGATTTAGAACGggatcaagaaaataacatTGAATATGACCGTACCGTAACCAGCAAGCTCTCCATGGACAGCGATGCCTGTGTGTCAGGAGAAGGCAACGGGGATGATAACATCAAGATGGAAACTAATGTGAGTCAAGCCCCATATGCTGCAGAGAAtccatttcaaaatattgCGCTTGCCGAGGATACTAGGCTGGTAGCTGACCTGAAGTACTACTACAAGCAATACGGTattgatattgaagaatttgaagttgAGACAGACGACGGATTTATTATTGATTTGTGGCATTTCAAGCCCAAATTAGGGGATGTTGTAGATGAGGCGAAACGTGAACCTATTTTGTTATTGCATGGACTTTTACAAAGTTGTGGGGCTTTTGCCTCTTCAGGGAGAAAATCCTTAgcatattttctttatgaATCGGGATTTGACATTTGGTTAGGCAATAATAGATGTGGCTTACATGCTAAGTGgaacatgaaaaaattaggCAATgatcattcaaaaaaatgggatTGGGATATGGACGAGATGGTCCAGTACGATTTAAAGGCACTTGTATGCCACGTGCTGGATAGTACAGGATTTGCTAAACTATCGCTTGTGGCGCATTCACAAGGTACCACACAAGGATTTATGGGACTTGTTAATGGTGAGAAACTGTACGCAAGTGATTTTAAATTAGTGGataaattagaaaattttgttGCTTTGGCTCCTGCAGTTTATCCTGGACCTTTACTGGACGAAAAATCCTTTGTACGACTAATGGCAAATGGTATTGATTCCCCATGGTTCTTTGGTAGAAGATCATTTGTACCTTTGATGATGGCAATGAGAGATTTGATGGTTGGCACCAAgattttttcgtttctttcatATGTCATGtttaattatttatttgattGGAATGATGCATTGTGGGACAGAGTCTTAAGAGATCggaattttttattctcgCCAGTTCATATTTCAGTCAAATTGATGCAATGGTGGCTGTCGCCTGACCAAAACAAACTAAGTTTTAAAAAGGGTTcagagaaaatttttcctGACAAGAAAACATGGTTCCCCGTTGCCAAGAATGATGACGATAGTGGTAATAGTTTAAGTAGCGACAACCTACATCTAAATCcgaaaagacaaaatagTGATGATTTCCCACATATTATAATGTTCATTCCAAAGCAAGATCGACTAGTGGACGGTGAACGATTAATTAACCATTTTATCAATCATGAAGCTAATTCGGTGTACAAAATCTGGTATATTGATGAGTATTCTCATCTGGACGTTTTATGGGCGCATGATGTTATTGACAGGATTGGTAAGCCAATGATAGAAAATATGAGATTCCGCAATGCAGAGTAG
- the IRC25 gene encoding Irc25p — protein sequence MTSYEFKTSIPKETNILSSASPDGNELYLQATHFNNTILLQVRLNGEMDSTYEVSLKGLNPLLDIDPVPLAGSLGNTGDNYDDEQDEFVRDHLSDYQVVTKLGDSSDPKVPVVCIQIAELYRRVVIPEVNGAMVQGNMEFNLLISMSSKMWRAAKGQNDDDNDFGKLVFLLKCIKDMYVK from the coding sequence ATGACATCATACGAATTTAAAACCAGCATACCGAAAGAAACCAATATTCTTTCAAGTGCATCACCCGACGGCAATGAATTATATTTGCAAGCTACTCACTTTAACAATACAATCCTATTACAAGTTCGATTAAATGGAGAAATGGATTCCACTTATGAGGTGTCCTTAAAAGGGCTAAACCCGCTTCTTGATATTGATCCAGTGCCATTAGCAGGAAGCTTAGGAAACACTGGCGACAATTATGACGATGAGCAAGATGAATTTGTAAGAGATCATTTATCTGATTACCAGGTAGTTACCAAATTGGGAGATAGCAGCGACCCAAAAGTACCTGTGGTATGCATACAAATCGCTGAATTATACAGGAGGGTTGTGATACCAGAAGTGAACGGCGCAATGGTTCAAGGCAACATGGAATTCAACCTGTTGATATCTATGAGCAGTAAGATGTGGAGGGCTGCAAAAGGACAGAATGATGACGATAACGATTTTGGCAAATTAGTGTTTTTATTAAAGTGTATCAAAGACATGTATGTAAAATGA
- the SDO1 gene encoding guanine nucleotide exchange factor SDO1, protein MPINQPSGQIKLTNVSLVKLKKARKRFEVACYQNKVQDYRKGIEKDLDEVLQIHQVFMNVSKGLVANKEDLQKCFGTTNVDDVIKEIMHKGEIQLSEKERQLMLNKVNNELLTIISAKCINPLSKKRYPPTMIHKALQELKFSPVINKPAKLQALEAIKLLVSKQIIPIVRAKMKVKVAIGEPSKQPELIQKINKLITTSPQEPTDPESNPWTCIGLIDPVNYRDLMTLCDKKGAVQVLDMAVIDNTTHN, encoded by the coding sequence ATGCCTATCAACCAACCATCCGGACAGATCAAATTAACTAATGTTTCATTagtgaaattgaaaaaagccCGTAAGAGATTCGAAGTTGCATGCTACCAAAATAAAGTCCAAGACTATCGTAAAGGAATTGAGAAAGATCTAGATGAAGTGCTTCAAATACACCAAGTTTTTATGAACGTTTCCAAGGGTTTGGTTGCCAACAAGGAAGACCTACAAAAATGTTTTGGGACTACGAACGTTGATGATgttatcaaagaaattatgCATAAGGGAGAGATTCAACTATCAGAGAAGGAAAGACAATTAATGCTCAATAAAGTGAACAATGAGTTGCTAACAATAATCAGTGCCAAATGTATTAATCCtttatcaaagaagagataTCCGCCCACAATGATTCATAAAGCCTTACAAGAACTGAAATTCAGCCCTGTAATCAACAAGCCTGCCAAATTGCAAGCTTTAGAAGCTATTAAATTATTAGTCTCTAAACAGATAATCCCGATCGTAAGAGCCAAGATGAAGGTCAAAGTGGCCATAGGCGAGCCGTCGAAGCAACCTGAACTTATCCAGaaaatcaataaattgATTACTACATCACCACAAGAGCCAACAGATCCGGAATCGAATCCATGGACGTGTATAGGTCTTATTGATCCTGTCAATTATAGAGACTTAATGACCCTGTGTGATAAAAAGGGAGCTGTACAAGTCTTGGATATGGCAGTCATAGATAATACAACGCATAACTAA